A window of the Rhizobium brockwellii genome harbors these coding sequences:
- a CDS encoding TetR family transcriptional regulator — MVRRPRRKAEETREDILSMAEMLFRERGFVAVSIADIAGALHMSPANVFKHFRSKVALVDAIAGRHLDDAAERFAAFDEKLPPREQLLRFILRLLESHLQDIQKNPYIFEMVLSTIEAKLEAGNRYRARIEAKLGEIIREGMAEGRYHCRDPKSAAHTVADVLACVLHPVMIARDDKETLVHRAEKIVCFVDAALQNSAC, encoded by the coding sequence GAAGGCCAAGACGCAAGGCCGAGGAAACGCGGGAAGACATTCTCTCCATGGCGGAGATGCTGTTTCGCGAGCGCGGCTTCGTTGCGGTGTCGATCGCCGATATCGCCGGCGCGCTCCACATGTCGCCCGCCAATGTCTTCAAGCATTTCCGTTCCAAGGTCGCGCTGGTCGATGCGATCGCCGGACGCCATCTCGACGATGCCGCCGAGCGCTTCGCCGCCTTCGATGAGAAGCTGCCGCCGAGGGAACAACTGCTCCGCTTCATCCTGCGCCTGCTGGAAAGCCACCTGCAGGACATCCAGAAGAACCCTTACATCTTCGAAATGGTGCTTTCGACGATTGAAGCCAAACTCGAGGCCGGCAATCGCTATCGCGCCCGCATCGAAGCGAAGCTCGGCGAAATCATCCGCGAAGGCATGGCGGAGGGACGTTATCATTGCCGCGATCCAAAGAGCGCGGCACATACGGTCGCAGATGTCCTGGCCTGCGTGCTGCACCCTGTCATGATCGCCCGCGACGACAAGGAGACGCTCGTGCATCGCGCCGAAAAAATCGTGTGTTTCGTCGATGCCGCACTGCAAAATAGCGCTTGCTAA
- a CDS encoding efflux RND transporter periplasmic adaptor subunit, with translation MIRRALLISSALAFAALLAACSDNGSKPAGNAGAGAAQQASPVGVITLTKGTFPITTILPGRAETFQTADIRPQVSGLIREIAFKEGGEIKKGDLLYQIEDAPYIAAVEQAKAAISKAQASVPSAESNLDRYQRLVGSGATQIEFETAKTTLLQAKAEVESAKASLSAAQIDLDHTRIVAPFDGIIDQTAVNVGNVVSANQTTALTTIRQLDPIYISLTESSTNLLKLRDAMAAGDIKGEANVVFHLILENGKEYNQQGKLDMSKQVVSETTGTFIIRVLFPNPDRIVLPGMYVRATVELGAEAGYSLPQLATSRDANGRLTAQFVSADGKVETRAFENSSPSNNSWLVTDGIKDGDQLIVSGLQSITAGMPVKPVPMKINDNGVVVPAEQPAAGDAQKPAAK, from the coding sequence ATGATACGGCGTGCCCTCCTCATCTCCTCGGCTCTGGCATTCGCAGCCCTTCTCGCCGCCTGCAGCGACAATGGCTCCAAGCCCGCCGGCAATGCGGGCGCAGGCGCGGCACAACAGGCGTCCCCCGTCGGCGTGATCACGCTGACCAAGGGCACGTTCCCGATCACCACGATCCTGCCCGGCCGTGCCGAGACATTTCAGACAGCCGATATCCGGCCGCAGGTGAGCGGCCTCATCCGTGAGATCGCCTTCAAGGAAGGCGGCGAAATCAAGAAGGGCGACCTTCTCTACCAGATCGAGGATGCACCCTATATCGCTGCCGTCGAGCAGGCCAAGGCGGCAATCTCCAAGGCGCAAGCCAGCGTGCCGAGCGCTGAAAGCAATCTCGACCGCTACCAGCGCCTCGTCGGCAGTGGCGCCACCCAGATCGAATTCGAAACTGCCAAGACGACGCTGCTCCAGGCCAAGGCGGAAGTCGAGTCGGCAAAGGCCTCGCTTTCCGCTGCACAGATCGACCTCGACCACACCAGGATCGTCGCCCCTTTCGATGGCATCATCGACCAGACGGCCGTTAATGTCGGCAACGTCGTCTCTGCCAACCAGACGACGGCGCTGACGACGATCCGCCAGCTCGATCCGATCTACATCTCGCTGACGGAATCGAGCACCAACCTCTTGAAGCTGCGCGATGCGATGGCCGCTGGCGACATCAAGGGCGAAGCCAATGTCGTCTTCCATCTGATCCTCGAAAACGGCAAGGAATACAACCAGCAGGGCAAGCTCGACATGTCGAAGCAGGTGGTCAGCGAGACCACCGGCACATTCATCATCCGCGTGCTCTTTCCCAATCCCGACCGTATCGTGCTGCCGGGCATGTATGTCCGCGCAACCGTCGAGCTCGGCGCCGAGGCCGGTTATTCGCTCCCGCAGCTGGCGACGAGCCGTGACGCCAACGGCCGGCTGACGGCACAATTCGTTTCCGCCGACGGCAAGGTCGAAACCCGCGCCTTTGAGAACAGCTCGCCCTCCAACAATTCCTGGCTCGTGACCGACGGCATCAAGGACGGCGATCAGCTGATCGTCAGCGGCCTGCAGTCGATCACCGCAGGTATGCCGGTGAAGCCGGTCCCGATGAAGATCAACGACAACGGCGTGGTCGTGCCTGCCGAGCAGCCCGCGGCCGGTGACGCGCAGAAGCCTGCAGCGAAGTAA
- a CDS encoding efflux RND transporter permease subunit yields MAKFFIRRPIFAWVIAITIMLAGLLAIFTLSISQYPDIAPTTVRINATYRGASAETVEKSVTTIIEDGMTGLDDLTYMTSTSSTGSASIQLTFGTSADPDIAQVQVQNKLQLVQSQLPSDVIDAGISVTRSTSSILLVGSLVSTDGKRNSVDLGNIMSTSIEDQIQRLEGVGSINVFGSGYAMRVWLDPFKLLKYQLTPSDVTSAIQAQNTQVSVGSLGAQPTIPGQQINVTITAQSQLTTVADFEHIILKVEKDGATVRLSDVSRIEIGQESYGGSSRYNGQPSTGFAVNLAIGANAIDTAARVRSALEVIGRGLPAGVEITYPYDTTPFVELSIEKVVHTLIEAIVLVFVVLLVFLQNLRATLIPTIAVPVVLLGTFGVLAVTGYSINTLTMFAMVLAIGLLVDDAIVVVENVERIMSEEKLSPLEATEKSMGEITGAIVGIALVLTAVFIPMAFFGGSTGIIYRQFSITIVSAMLLSALVALVLTPALCATMLKPVGEHRKHRVGDWFNRNFTRSTNGYISAIGYLLKRPIRVMLVFLLVGAGCAYLFTRLPSSFLPQEDQGVLLTIVTTPPGSTTQQTQAVVEKVEKYYRENEKDAVDSVFGALGFGFSGSGQNSAIVFTKLKDFAQRTDPTLSAQSVVNRALRSFFAIREAQVFALLPPAIQGLGVSSGFSMYLVDTGGHGNDALTAASKRLIQMGNSSGKIVALRSSNKEVEPQMRIVLDQEKIGAMGVDIASVNSMLSIIFTGRDVNDFTLNGEIKPVYVEGDAPFRMQPSDLNHWYARNNDGEMVPFSAFTRTEWVKGAPSLARFNAVSAIPLDGASAPGVSSGDAMNEMEALTNELGGGYTVAWQGISYQERLSGSQAPMLYAISVLVVFLCLAALYESWSIPFSVIMAVPVGILGALTAATLFGQANDVYFKVGLLTTIGLAAKNAILIVEFAKDRMESGMGLYEATLEAARLRLRPIIMTSLAFILGVVPLAIATGAGSAAQNAIGIGVLGGMLAATMLGIFFVPSFFVVIRRIFATRGKNAAGL; encoded by the coding sequence ATGGCCAAGTTTTTCATCCGACGTCCGATTTTCGCCTGGGTCATTGCGATCACCATCATGCTCGCCGGCCTGCTGGCGATCTTCACGCTGTCGATCTCGCAATATCCCGACATCGCCCCGACGACGGTTCGCATCAACGCCACATATCGCGGTGCCAGCGCCGAGACTGTCGAGAAATCGGTGACGACGATCATCGAGGATGGCATGACCGGCCTCGACGATCTCACTTATATGACCTCGACCTCATCGACGGGTTCGGCCAGCATACAGCTCACCTTCGGAACGAGCGCCGACCCCGATATCGCCCAGGTGCAGGTGCAGAACAAGCTGCAGCTGGTTCAGTCGCAGCTTCCAAGCGACGTCATCGATGCCGGCATCAGCGTCACCCGCTCGACCTCGAGCATCCTTCTCGTCGGCTCGCTTGTTTCGACCGACGGCAAACGCAACTCCGTCGACCTTGGCAATATCATGTCGACCTCGATCGAGGATCAGATCCAGCGCCTGGAAGGCGTCGGCAGCATCAATGTCTTCGGTTCGGGATACGCCATGCGCGTCTGGCTCGATCCGTTCAAGCTGCTGAAATACCAGTTGACGCCGAGCGACGTGACGTCAGCCATCCAGGCGCAGAACACCCAGGTCTCCGTCGGTTCGCTCGGCGCCCAGCCGACTATCCCCGGCCAGCAGATCAACGTCACCATCACCGCCCAAAGCCAGCTGACTACCGTTGCCGATTTCGAGCACATCATCCTGAAGGTCGAAAAGGACGGCGCGACGGTGCGCTTGAGCGACGTCTCGCGCATCGAGATCGGCCAGGAAAGCTACGGCGGCAGTTCGCGGTACAACGGCCAGCCGTCGACCGGTTTTGCCGTCAACCTTGCGATCGGCGCCAACGCCATCGATACCGCCGCCCGCGTGCGCTCCGCCCTCGAGGTCATCGGCCGCGGCCTGCCGGCAGGCGTGGAGATCACCTATCCCTACGACACCACGCCCTTCGTAGAACTGTCGATCGAGAAGGTCGTGCATACGCTGATCGAGGCGATCGTACTCGTCTTCGTGGTGCTGCTCGTCTTCCTGCAGAACCTGCGGGCGACGCTGATCCCGACGATTGCCGTTCCCGTGGTGCTGCTCGGCACATTCGGGGTGCTGGCGGTCACTGGCTACTCGATCAATACCTTGACGATGTTCGCCATGGTGCTGGCAATCGGCCTTCTCGTCGACGACGCCATCGTCGTCGTCGAAAACGTCGAACGCATCATGTCCGAAGAAAAGCTTTCGCCGCTCGAAGCGACGGAAAAATCGATGGGCGAGATCACCGGCGCCATCGTCGGCATCGCGCTCGTCCTCACCGCCGTCTTCATTCCGATGGCCTTCTTCGGCGGTTCGACCGGCATCATCTATCGCCAGTTCTCGATCACCATCGTCTCGGCCATGCTGCTGTCGGCGCTGGTCGCCCTCGTGCTGACGCCCGCACTTTGCGCCACGATGCTGAAGCCGGTCGGCGAACACAGGAAGCACCGCGTCGGCGACTGGTTCAACCGCAACTTCACGCGCTCGACCAACGGCTATATCAGCGCCATCGGCTATCTGCTGAAACGGCCGATCCGCGTCATGCTCGTCTTCCTTCTGGTCGGCGCCGGTTGCGCCTATCTCTTCACCCGCCTGCCGAGCTCCTTCCTGCCGCAGGAAGACCAGGGCGTGCTGCTGACCATCGTCACCACGCCGCCGGGCTCGACCACGCAGCAGACCCAGGCAGTCGTCGAAAAGGTCGAGAAATATTATCGTGAAAACGAGAAGGACGCCGTCGATTCCGTATTCGGCGCGCTCGGCTTCGGCTTTAGCGGTTCCGGCCAGAACAGTGCCATCGTCTTCACCAAGCTCAAGGATTTCGCACAGCGCACCGATCCGACGCTGAGCGCTCAATCGGTCGTCAACCGTGCGCTGCGCAGCTTCTTTGCGATCCGCGAGGCGCAGGTCTTCGCGCTGCTGCCGCCGGCGATCCAGGGTCTCGGCGTGTCGAGCGGCTTCTCCATGTATCTCGTCGACACAGGCGGCCACGGCAACGACGCCCTGACGGCCGCCTCCAAGCGGCTGATCCAGATGGGCAATAGCTCGGGCAAGATCGTGGCGCTGCGCAGCAGCAACAAGGAAGTCGAGCCGCAGATGCGCATCGTGCTCGATCAGGAGAAGATCGGCGCCATGGGCGTCGACATCGCCTCGGTCAATTCGATGCTGTCGATCATCTTCACCGGCCGCGACGTCAACGACTTCACGCTCAACGGTGAGATCAAGCCGGTCTACGTCGAGGGGGATGCGCCCTTCCGCATGCAACCGAGCGACCTCAACCACTGGTACGCCCGCAACAATGACGGCGAAATGGTGCCCTTCTCCGCCTTCACCCGCACGGAGTGGGTGAAGGGTGCGCCCTCGCTTGCCCGCTTCAACGCCGTCAGCGCCATTCCGCTTGACGGCGCATCTGCTCCCGGGGTTTCCTCCGGCGATGCGATGAACGAAATGGAGGCACTGACCAATGAGCTCGGCGGCGGTTATACGGTCGCCTGGCAGGGCATCTCCTATCAGGAGCGGCTATCCGGTTCGCAGGCGCCGATGCTCTACGCGATCTCAGTGCTGGTCGTCTTCCTCTGCCTGGCAGCGCTTTACGAAAGCTGGTCGATCCCGTTCTCGGTGATCATGGCGGTACCTGTCGGCATCCTCGGGGCGCTGACGGCGGCAACCCTGTTCGGCCAGGCGAACGACGTCTATTTCAAGGTCGGCTTGCTCACAACCATCGGGCTGGCGGCGAAGAACGCCATCCTGATTGTCGAATTCGCCAAGGACCGCATGGAAAGCGGCATGGGGCTCTACGAGGCGACATTGGAAGCGGCGCGATTGCGCCTGCGGCCTATCATCATGACCTCGCTTGCCTTCATTCTCGGCGTCGTGCCGCTGGCGATCGCGACAGGCGCGGGCTCGGCGGCACAGAATGCCATCGGCATCGGCGTTCTCGGCGGCATGCTGGCGGCGACAATGCTCGGAATTTTCTTCGTGCCGTCGTTTTTCGTCGTCATTCGACGCATCTTTGCCACACGCGGCAAAAATGCGGCAGGACTGTGA